The genomic window CATgtcacgaaaaaaaaaaagatacacaGATGCACTTACTTATGAGACGCTAAAGCTCAGGTTTTGCACGAACCTGTCAGTAATTGAAATAGTAAATAGCCATTGTTGTTTTTAAGTTAATAGAAGACTACAGAGTTAAGAGTTTGCAAATATTTAGATGATTCTAGCTGCTGATCATATATTGTCTGACTGTATTTCCATAAGTAGACTCCAACTACCCAAGTAAGCAGTTCTTTCTTATGCAATCGGTGCAAGGGATCACATGAGCAATTAAAAACAATAAGACGAGATTCAGCGATCAATTTCtcataaaagcaaaaaagaaaatataaaccTGTGCACATTTCTTATGCACAAAAATATCAAAGATAGCTATTACACAGAAACAGTATCAAGCAGTCAGAAATATGTGAATCAACCTGCATACCTGCACAAATCTCAGCTCTAACCAGCGGGCTTCCATCTGAAGTGAATTGCAGAAGGCTCCGGACTATATTTAGCTCAGCCTTTACTTTTTCATCATCATCACAATCCTCCTCACCTCCATGTCCATCTTTAAATGTAACAGATCCAACATCTAAAAGGGTGCCCAGGGCAAAAACAGCAGAAGCTCTCACCTAGCATAAGAACACAAGAAACATTTGTCAAAATTGGCATTAGAAATAAAGGGGTAAAATGTATTGATAGTACCTGCACCATCTGAATATTACAATCTAATCCCTATACTTTTCACTTCATCTCTTAAGTCACTAACATTCTTATATATTGCAACTCCATACTTAGctgctggaaaaaaaaaaaattctgacaaCATGACTTTTTCTTAAAATGACCTTTTTAGGAACTGGTCATTTTAAAGGAAAATCATAGATCATTTTCGTTAGGAATGGAATTGCACATCAAGATCGTACAGGATTAAAATGTTTAAGTGATAAGTTCAGGGACAGAGACACAATATCAGCACAAGGACCATCCACAACTAAAAAGGTAAGAAACAGAAATTTTCAAACCTCGGGCTGAGGCTCTGACAACAAAGGAAGGATTATCACAGGTGCATCCGCTTGTAAACCTACTAACTGTGCCTCTGGGAAATCCTCCCACAGCTTTCCGAGGCACAGACAAAGCCATTGCAGAAGAAGAGGCTCAGACTGTGGATCATGAGGATTTGCAGGTTGAAGGTGCCTCAAGCAAACGTCTATTAGATTTGCTTGAATACATGCTTCCTGTCCCCTCCGGTGTCCATCTACGATCACTGCTAGAACAAAAGCAGCCATTGCCCGCTGTTCTGGGAAAGCATCCAGGCTGTCAAGAAACCTGATAAAATATGCATGGCCGCCATCTTTCACCAAATCAACCTGACAAGACTAGCATTTCGAAAACAAAAATGACATTAGAATACATATATTTCCATATAAAGTCTGCAGGTTGCAGCTTGTAGATATTTGGACGATAAGAAGAGCAAAAGCaagacaaaaaaatattcttcaaaGGAAGATCACCGCAACAACAGGAAGTATTACTAAACTAAATCAAATGATAAGAGAAGTACCTTATCCAGAGCAAGGATCTTGGTCCAGATGAACACAAGTATTTGGCGCAATTCCATTGCAGTTGTTTGTAGAAGTTTGAGCACATAAGGAAAGATACCAACAGACAAGGCCTAAAACAATGTATTCCAAAATGTCAAAATGCAAAACGAGAAAACAACTTCAATACTAAATTTACACCTAAAACATAATAACATATACCTGATCCACAGCCCAAGGACCCATATCAAGAAACCTTCCAAGAAGAACCAGAGCTCGAAATCGATGAGATTGACTAAGTAAAACCTAGAAGATTTTCCAAATTTcagtagtaaaaaaaaaagactaatagCTGAAGAAGAGAATTTTCTTAAAAGCAGAAAGTGCACCCCAAAACATAGGACAGACGAGAAACATAACAAATGTGTATTGTTCTGGTGTTTCAACATTTTCATGTACTCAAAGGTATTCACTAACAGTCAAGCGCTGAGATAAAATATATACTTGCATGACGTAACAAGTACAATCAATGATGTAAGAGCTGTAGCACGGGCTGTGACAAGCACTTGCCACAACAGTACGGCATGGGTGTGCCGTGCTGTGTTGATTTGTGTCGTTCACAAAAATACCTATGTGCCAACATGCCATGGCATGAAATGTTTTTCTTTGACATCAAGATATTCTAATtgattattatatatctttaggTCTTTTGCACTTTATTTAATGTAACTGCTTGCCAATTTCAAAGAAAACATGGTTTTGAACCGTGCCATCAACACGAGAGTTTTATCGTGCCAATATCATGTCAACATGGTATGGCACGATGGGCACGGTCCATgctgatgggcacttaaatccttacaaTAGTCATTGTCTGAATTAGCATCACCATATTCAATGTACTACAGAAACAACAGTTTGGTTAAGGCCAGCATAAAATCCATAGTAGTACAACACTTTCAAGGTAAATAGAACCAGCCAATGACCACACATTCTAAGAAATTTAAGTGCTTGGAAATCAGAGTATATGTAAAACCACATCATTACAGTAAGGCGTACCTGTAGAACTATTGGCAGCTGCTCCGGTGGCTTCTTATGCTCAGAACCATGATCAAGCCACACCTCAAATGCTGTCAATTGCTCAGTGAAGAAGGGGCTTGGCTGCTTGTTATGAAAAAAGGTAAATCATTTAACAGTGTCATAACGAAAAAAATCATGTTCGGTACAAGCCCACTGTCCTAAGCATCAAGAATCTCAGCAGCACACTTCAAGCAGAACTCAGCAACTAATCAGCCTTCACCCCACTCTAAGTGGTTGCTCGACTTCATGAATGATCGAAAGAGATTATATAGGATCAAATTCCTCTCTAATCACTCATTAAAAAGTTAAGTTATGTCCTGCCATAAATTATTGGGGCCAAAGCCAATACAATCGGCCCCAACCATTCAATTTTGGCTTCCTTTTTAGTTTATTAACATCACATATTCTCTTATGAAGCAGCTATGTGAAAAGACGTATACGAAGGTCAAAAATGACATGGCAAGCAGTGATCAGGAAAGATGTAACTACATTTTGTGCACAGAAGAGCATAACTCAAAACATGATTAGCTGTGAAAGAGGATTATATGAATAAACAGTAAACAGTAATAGCAAACAGTACCTGAAACTCAGCATTTGGATCAGCAACCAACTGTGGAAGCTTGGAAAGACAAATTTCAGCTGCCATGTCCCATGCATCCCTGATGCATAAAATTTAAGTGAATAGAAGGAAAAGCATGGAATAGCACAGTAGCAAGCTAAGATGTAACTATGTAATCCTAGGTACCACATATGATGCTGGTGAGTTGAAGGCATTGCTGGATATGATATTGGAGAACAGTTTGCAGCTCGCATAATTCTCTCAGCAAGTAAGAAATTTCGAAAGAGACTAGCAACTAAAAGATCTTGTCTGAAAAGCCTTTGGAACAGATCTGCATAGTTTTCATTTGCATAAGTATACACCAATGAAAActcaaagcaaaaaaaaggttTCAACAACTATCTTAATACCATGAGGGAGCACATTCCATGCTATTGTGTCAGTTACAGCAGTGAAAATCCAGTTAAGCTCCCCAAGGAGTGTCCTCCGGTCATTTTGGCGACCAGGAATTTGGTCAATTAGAGAGTAATCAAGGGAATCACGAAGCAATGAACGAGAACAGAACCTGAGCAATTAAATATAAAACCATTAGCACTCTGCAGGGGGGACCTTCATGTTGCCCCCAAAACAGCATAAtcattaaagaataaaaatcaaatacaaataaatacttcaaataaGAGACTAACCATCGCAATGCCATTTTAATAGGTGTAGTGAGACAGGACGTAAATACATCAGCAGGGTACTCAGCACTCTGCGGAAGAGTTTCGTGTGCGTGGCAGGCAGCAAGCAGAATGCAGTCCTTCGATGAAGATGAGGAGCTAGATGGATTACACTCTAGACGCTAAGAAAAAGAATTGAAACAACATGCAAACGAATATAAATTAGAAGAAAGCAAAGGGAAAATAACACAGCAAACttcggggaaaaaaaaatacacatcAACAATAAAAGACATAGTCAATGAACAGTACAACACACCTCCATAAAAGCGTTGATAATCATTCCCGCAGCTGAGCAGTCAAAGACATATATAGAAGGAGTTTTCAGCCACGAATCAAGATCACTGATTTGTAACGGTATATATTGCGTATAACTCTGTATTCAAtagaaacaaatatttgtgtATAACTCTGTATTCTGTAGAAACAAATATTTGCTGAAATTTCCAGCAGAGTAAATAATGCAGAAAATATCATGGTAAGATAAACAAGGAAACCTTGTTGAAAACCCAAATTTCTCCATTAGCAGTAGGCTTTGGCACTCCATGCCCATTATAATGAAAGAGGACTCTCTCTGACCTCGCATATTTGCGGCAAGTACTGCAAAGCTTCTTCACATCATCAACAGTTGGATCAAGTTGAAGTTTGTAACGAGCCTGTGGAATTTCATAAGATCGTAGACACAAAAGAAAAGGAGCTTATTGACATAACATGACgagaatttaaatattcaagTGGTTTTTACCTTAGGCTGCCATCTTTCATATTGAGTATGCAAGGCTTTTCCAATTGTTTCAAGAGCTTTTGGGGGAGCCATAGAGAATGGATCTGATAAAAgatgaaagaataaaataataatcaaaaGGCAAAAATAGCAAAACTTGAGCATAACGATATAGTCATAGTAATATAATACAAATAAGAAAGAAATTTAAAGTATAACCAATTTTATTTCACCCACAAATAAGTTTGTCTATCACAAAAAAACTTTTTCTGTTAAACTAGCAGTTTAATATACAGTACATTTTCTTTAACCAACACAACTAAAGCTCATATGTAAAGACTTACTTCTTACTGCAGTAGTAATTTGCAATAGTTTGATACTGATCAACAAAAGTGCTATACATGCTGTGGTGAGGAAAGCATAGCAACAAATGAGTTTTAAAGGGTATATATAAGTAAGAGTgccaaatatttttcaaaaaactgCTACATGTTTGGTAAAAAGAAGTTCCTGAAAAAGCTAGACACAGTTACTGGAGGACTGCTTGATCAAGCACATTATTCCCAAGATTTAGGACTTCTATAAgttttcaaactaaaagaaCTGTAGTCCACAAAGGCATAATAAGattgtaattttataaattatccGCACATGTTAAGCAAGTCTAAACACTGGGTTGACAGTTTTCAAAGCCTAAATAGTACAGATATACTAAGCCAAGAGGATTTCTCCTCTAAAACCACTTACTGGGCAAAATTTGTCTGTGGCAGTTGACATCGTCACAGAGCGCTGattaaaatttgatcttaaatttacttttttctatgcaaaaaaaatgaaagatttTATCTTTGTTGTCAAAAACAgcagaaaagaaataataacaaaagaatgtTTCACAAGACAGAGTTAAAACTCCTGCAGATCATAAAAATCCTTGGAGGTAAGTAAAAGCATGCTCCttattatttactaataaaaATGCCAGAGAGTGGAAACAGCAGGCATATATTAAAGGtgtaattaaaaagaaaagaaaaggtaaatatGAACTTTCCAGCAAGCTATAAATATTTTCACAAAGATACAAGCAACTAGAGAATTGAAAGGCACTAAGAAACAGAATTAGTAATAACAAACCTGAAAACAACAGTAATAAAGTATAGTGTAAGGATATGAAGGAAATATGAGTTACACAAGGCCAAGTTTACCTATCCAGCATTCCATTCTTGCACAGGGAGAAATTTTTATTACATCTGGCGGATCAACACTAATATTTAGACATAACACAAGTGCAACACACCCAGTCTTCATCTGCACTATAAAACTTGTTGTTAAACTACTACAAAACAACAGAATAACATATACAAATGAAGATCATTGTAGGAATCACAGGTGCATTGCCATTAGCTTTGATAAATGACTGAACtagtcaaaataaaaaaagtaataataataaagaaatatagaAATAACCGACAGTTACAAACAACTGCAACCTAAGGTACTGAACAAAACCTGACGATATTGAAGCCACAACATGATCAACAAAGCAACAAACTTTATTTGAAAATCACAAGCAGTTCAGCTAATTACAGCTCGAAAAAGTATTGGTGTCTATCCATAAAAGGCAGATAAATTTAGTTCAAGTTCAATTTCAGTTGAATCAGACATCATTTAACTTGAAATTTTTTGCTACAATACCACCTTCCCCAGCAAAAACTGTTCAACATATGCCACggaaattaaaaagataattttcCAGCTTGTACAGCTGAGAGGAATTGAATGATGCCTATATTTGTGTTGGCATGATAGGTTACACCACCTGCCAATTGACAAAAGCCGCACTACGGCAAGGCAACCCCTGACTTAAACAATTTAGTTTTCATTTGGTCTCAATCGTTCATAGTGCAATAGTCGAGTCaattaaactataaattcatcAATGTAGTTCATTTTTAAGGCAGACTATAAATTCATCAATGTAGTTCATTTTTAAGGCAGGCTATAAATTCATTTTTAATCTACAGATGGATCCACAAGTGaatcaattttaactaaacaaGGACTGGTCGAGTCTGATATGTATCAGTTCACAACTTGAGTCAGTAAAGTATTTCGGCTAATAATCAGTTAGGATTTAGTTGGGTATTATCTTCATAAAGACTACATCTTATGCTTATATATTTACGACTGGTGGTTATCTCTTTGCTGAATTATAATCTACAATAGACACTTtctaaaaaagaatttttgtcCACAGCCCCTTCTCCTATATTCCCCCCCTTCTCTTgccttcttctctcttctcctcctttctcaCATTAATTTCAGTTGTGAAGAACTTATAGCACAAACCAAGATCCAATAAATATTTAGTTGAAATTGTTCAACCCTTTCTTAGTAGAAAGAACATCTGCTCCTACAGAAAATTATCTACGAGAAATCACTTATCATCACTAGTGCTAAATGAGGGATCAAGAACTAGCATAATTTTGCCAATTATCCATTTTGTATTAAGAAATTGAGATAAGCCTCTAGCACAAAAGGCCTACAGAAactaaaacaagaaaagaaagttATACTCTGAGGGCATTTCTGGGGAAGCAAGGATCACAGAAGAAGGAAAAGGCAATGGGATGAGCTGTCGATAAGAAAAGATCAGTTGGAGGGTATGAGGACTTTATGCAATTAGTCGGAGTAAAAAGGGGCAGGCAATGCTTACGCAGACCAGTGGGGCTTGCTCAGGTGGAGTTGGAAGAGAAATAAGAAAGAATAAGAGTTATAGCTGTGGCAATCTTTGCCACAcaggagaaagaagagaaaatctGCTAAGGAAAAACCCCAAACTCAACCCAAAACTCGATTCTTCATAACCTATATACAAACAGGTAAAATAGGCCTTTTTTTCCCATACTTTGAAATATGTAAACTTCAGGGATTTTGCTTAGACAAACCATCCGAAACAAACAAATCACCCCAACTCAAAAAGATTTTGTTCTATCTTAATGTTAGacttaatataaatatatataaaattcaataaCAAATTTGACAAAAAGAAGATTGCATTGTGAAGCACCAAACGAGGTTCACATCAATCAAATTAAACAAGCTCACATAAGGGCATGATATTTGCATGGACTAACACATTCAACAAATACAGGATTTAAACATATCTTGATTTAGTTTCCAAGTTGCAAATCCTAACTTTAAACGGGAAAAGGTTAAATATACACTTCTATGGACCAAAATTATGCATGTGCCGGCTGATAGAAAATGATTTATGCTGCCGGCATATAAATTACAGCTAGTAAGTAGTACATGAACTCAACCCTGCCCTACAATCTCAACCCAGAAAAACCCATACGAACTCCGTCATATGATGATCATCTTAGAGCGAGGACAGTACTGATTTTAACAATACAGGAACATGTTCGAAGAAAACCGATAATCTATGCCCCGTGTCATCAGATACTAAGAACAAAGCATTAAAGTGACAAGATTAACAACTCTGAAAAATTCATTATTTCCCCTCGCAACGCctttttttcgtcaaaaattttctctcccttttttcttttagttaaGAGATTCCACTAGTGGGCGAAAACATATTTATTCTGAATTAATTCAAGATTACACGAGCATATCTACAAAAGCACCAAGAAAACAGAAACATGTGCATGGAAGAGAAGCAAGAAGATGATTCCAACCACTTACCCTATCCTTGGGCCGCCACTTCGAGACCAATCCGTTGTCGGGCGGCCCCAACGCCACACAATTCTCGAATCCCTCGTGCCGGGACTCACAAAGGACAACGGTCTGCGGCAAGTAAGCGAAGCTCGCGGCCGCATCCGCCACGGCCGCCGCCGGGAGCCCCGCGGCCTCCGACGGCTCCCTCCGATGCGCGACGGCGGCGGAGACGGAGGAGGATGCGGCGTCGCCGTCCTCCCTACCGGAGAACTCATCCAGGTGGTTAGACACCgacgaagaagacgacggcgaGTACCTCGACGCCATCAGATCTCCCAATGCCATCTAAAACGACTCCAACCCCAACCCCGACCCCCACCCCGAACCCCGATATTCACCTCATCCAGGCCCCGAACACGACGCCATCGCCGCGCCGCGCCTCTCCCGGAATCCCTagcgaaaccctaaccctagaatcgCCCGAAACCCTGCATCGACGAGGCCGAGCGAAGGGGGAGGCGGCGGGGGCTAGTCGACGAAGCCGCTCGACCAGCGGCTCATGGAGATCCTGCTGAAGAACGCAGCGCAATCCAGCTCTCTGAAACCCTAGAAGGGCCGAGCcccaaaaaccctagaaaaaggCTTCGCTCGAGGGGAGGAGGGTGGGAGCGAAGGAGGCGGAGGGAAATGGCGGagcgaaaataataataataataataaaaaaataaaaaaataaaacgaaaagGCGAGCgagcaaaaagaaaaacgaaTTAATCCGATTAAACAAATTAATAGGATCGCATCGCACACCCCTTCCTTTGCCCTCGaggaacccaaaaaaaaaaaaaaaaaaaaaaaaaaaaaaaaactttctaatactattatattttagtctttatgaaattattttttataaaatatttatttcatcttttcttaTAAGAGGATTCGCTATTATAGTCTAAGccgaataatatttttttaaaaaaaactttctatGTATCTTTTATCCagaaaatctttcaaaatactATATAATTAAGAGCATAAACTCCtttcgaaaatcttttaaataaCAACCAGCTTGAGTTTTACAATTAGTTGTCAAAGAGGATtaataaaaattgtcaattttgtaacaaaaaaaaagtttttttcactaattaaaaagtaaaatataagatatttaataGGAAAGAAGTAAAAGTGTTCAGTAAAAAGATTATGAATCAAATGCCGATAGTGATATTATGCAAAGAAAGTTTATATATCTAacctaaaaaattagaaattaaattattatagatCGTCCATAAACTCCTTAGCTATTTATATTCggttattattttttcaacttttagtagttctttTAGCTATTTAAATTTTCTTGGCTTAAATTAAAAGCTCgttaaaacaaaatattttattagttattagccgttaaattttagcaaaatttacACTTTCATCCATTaagaagaaatttaaaaaataatttattaaaaaactatagctttgggaaaacttcaaatacttttaatgaaaacaacaatatatatatataacaaaaatatgAGTGTGCCaatcgaattaaaaaaaaaaaaagcataaacttcaaataccattcatgtggtttcgtactttctcatcttattaccctatggtttaaaatgtattaacttagtatcatgtgttttatttttttcttttcgcaagctcctccgttaacatttcgttaaattatatacaaaaaacttcagataccctgtctaaatttatcgaatatacagtttaatatcttttagttttaactttgtcacttatttaacgaaaaaaaaattgacgaaaagagaaaatgaaatcacggggtactaaattgatacactttaaatcacatgatactaaagtgaaaaagtatgaaaccacaaaaataatattggaagtttatccaaaaaaaataaggcCAAGGATCTGTTGTAAAATGCCCTCCAGTAAGGGGTGTCCCTGCAAAAAAATTTTCCATTTTGGAATTTACATATTTTTAGGtatttttttcatctattttgtgttttatttatttatttatttatttattttacggtGGTTGGCGGTAAAAATTAAGGTGAAATTTTGTTTTGGACTTTGGGGCGGATCTGGCCTTGGGACCGTCCGATCAGAAACGGACGGTGATGGAGGTGGGTAGGCGATGGATGACGTGGCATCTGACTCCGCCCGAGTTCGTTGCAGGCCAGCTCAGCAACCTGCAAGCGTCCAATGAGAAATAACTGGAGGCAGCTAATGCCCCTCTCTCTTTTAACCCTCCGTTTTTGCTGTTATTTTCGAAATTGCCCCTCTGTAGGATTCAAATCAACCGTTCGAATTGAGTTTCAGATGGAAAGCGTGGCGTGCGAAAACGAGAAATTTTCCTTAAACCTGGTGTGCCACGTCAGCGGTGCAGCATACATCTTcgctttgatttttttttttaaagttccaTGAGTGTTTCTTACGTCGCTTAACTAATTTTACTTATTACGTGATATATTTATAGctggataaaaattttatcgtGATGAATtagtaatttcaaaatatacacAACGGATCACAATATTAAACTGGTGGAAGGAGAAGTTGCAAGTTTCGACTGTATAAGAATCAGTAATTTTATCTCATAGTTCACACAAAgacttaaatttttgaattttatcgTTATGAAAATATTCttcataaatatgaaattttctGTCCGATCcctaattctaaaatatattgtactttaatttctatatttttaacttttatatttaggtccataaattctattattttatttgaatcaaaatttattattagaaataaaaattataatatcaacATCAAATGCATGAGTAG from Ananas comosus cultivar F153 linkage group 23, ASM154086v1, whole genome shotgun sequence includes these protein-coding regions:
- the LOC109728050 gene encoding regulatory-associated protein of TOR 2, with translation MALGDLMASRYSPSSSSSVSNHLDEFSGREDGDAASSSVSAAVAHRREPSEAAGLPAAAVADAAASFAYLPQTVVLCESRHEGFENCVALGPPDNGLVSKWRPKDRMKTGCVALVLCLNISVDPPDVIKISPCARMECWIDPFSMAPPKALETIGKALHTQYERWQPKARYKLQLDPTVDDVKKLCSTCRKYARSERVLFHYNGHGVPKPTANGEIWVFNKSYTQYIPLQISDLDSWLKTPSIYVFDCSAAGMIINAFMERLECNPSSSSSSSKDCILLAACHAHETLPQSAEYPADVFTSCLTTPIKMALRWFCSRSLLRDSLDYSLIDQIPGRQNDRRTLLGELNWIFTAVTDTIAWNVLPHDLFQRLFRQDLLVASLFRNFLLAERIMRAANCSPISYPAMPSTHQHHMWDAWDMAAEICLSKLPQLVADPNAEFQPSPFFTEQLTAFEVWLDHGSEHKKPPEQLPIVLQVLLSQSHRFRALVLLGRFLDMGPWAVDQALSVGIFPYVLKLLQTTAMELRQILVFIWTKILALDKSCQVDLVKDGGHAYFIRFLDSLDAFPEQRAMAAFVLAVIVDGHRRGQEACIQANLIDVCLRHLQPANPHDPQSEPLLLQWLCLCLGKLWEDFPEAQLVGLQADAPVIILPLLSEPQPEVRASAVFALGTLLDVGSVTFKDGHGGEEDCDDDEKVKAELNIVRSLLQFTSDGSPLVRAEICAALARFAFGHNKHLKSIAAEYWKPQSNSLLTSLPSLANISNPTSGYPSQYMQSGTTLSSHIGPVLRVGSDTSGAGRDGRISTSSPIASTGIMHGSPASDDSSQHSDSGVLLKENISNGVISYSRSRPLDSPLCLQFILAMCNMAKDPSPRVAGLARRTLSIIGIEKVVTKTIRFGGGATHQGEISASSASANFAGLTRSSSWFDMNAGHLSMTFRTPPVSPPRQNYLTGLRRVCSLEFRPHQLNSPETGLAAPLLGSAGSSGNSEHSLLPQSAIYNWSCGHFSRPLLTAADDNEEILARREEREKIAFDCIAKCQRSTCKPSNQIASWDTKFEMGTKAILLLPFSPIVVAADENERIKVWNYEEGTCLNSFDNHDLSDRGISKLCLVNELDDSLLLVGSSDGNVRVWKNYTGKGKQKLVTAFSSIQGNRSGVRSTNAVVEWQQQSGYLYASGDTSSIQLWDLEKEQLLSSISSYSDCNISALSASQVHGGQFAAGFMDGSIRIFDIRTPEMLICRARPHTERLEKVVGVGFQPGFDSSKIVSASQAGDIQFLDIRNQSEPYLTIKAHRGSLTALAVHRHAPVIASGSAKQIVKVFSLEGEQLHFIRYYPTFMAQRIGSVSCLAFHPYKALLAIGTSDACVSIHADDNYQVR